The Elaeis guineensis isolate ETL-2024a chromosome 11, EG11, whole genome shotgun sequence genomic interval GAAAATTATAGCCACAGAGGTTATTGCTGAAGCAATGTTCCCACAGAACGAAGAGCGGATTTTCTCCATATTCCAAGTTCCATCTTGATCAATGAGTTTGCTCACCTTCAAGTTATCATTAAAGCCATTCATATTAAGATGAATAGGATGTCTGTTTAGAGAAGTTCAAGTGATAAATAACTGTGTCTAAACATTTATTGACTCCCCATTAGCCATGATCCATCTGAAATTGTCCTCAACAGCAACTGCGTTCTTACAAACTGATCTCCACAAAGAAAGAACATCCTTTGGGAACCTTGGAACCTCTCCAAGAGCCTACAAATTTGTATTTCGAGATGATAATGTCGCTAAATAAGAAGTCTGACTTCAAAATTAGGTGACCTGCAAATGACTACTTGTTTGTCTCTTAATCGATGCAATCCAGTAACCCCTTCTGAGTATGGAACACAAATTGCCGCCTGATGGATGCAATTCAGTACCTCCTTCTGAATGCCCCCTTCGACTCAATGAATCTAAGTCCTTTTGGACTGCCATCTTCAACCTCCAGATCCACAGCTACCTTGTTCGCCACTGTCCATGGACCAAAACAAACTTTCCTCCTACAAGTGCAGGCGGAGATGTGCAACTACTTCAATGCTCCTGAGATGAGATAGTGGAAAGTAAGATGTGTGGTGGAGTGCCTTGACACTACTTACAATGCCCGTGATATTATTCAACGAGATGTGGGGGTAATGATGGCTAAATCAGTACTTCATCACAGAATTTTCTTTTGTGGTTCATACCTTCTCTCTTTTTGAATCTTAGGCCCTTTTCTGGATAAATTATCTTAAGCTTATTGATAATCATACGCCCAGATCTCCTACACAATACAAGAAAATGCTCTTATTATATTCTCTAATGTCTATAGACAGAAGATATCTCTTCCACTTGCCACTACCATAGGACGGGCCCTTCAGATGTCCAATGAGCCAATAATCTAGTCTATGTTTCCAAGTCTTCATCTCCAAGATACCCCTCACCAGCATGCAAATTTTTCAGCAATTGAATTGTTGGTTGAAAGTTGCACCATGCCTCTATGATGAAGCAGCTGTAGATGCCAACGGTCCGAGATGAACAGATGCTCCAGCGTAATCTTGTGAATGACCACCTTCTACTCCGTCATCGTCCTCCGTTTCCCACAGGAACCCAGCATATGCTGCAAGGACATGGCTGAGAGAAACGATTGGTAATAAAAGACATCAGAATCTGAGAAAATTAGCCTTTTCTTTCAGACTCAGAAAGCTCATGAAGACGGGGAGACTATGTATGTGTGTTATACCTATCATGAGGAGTAGCCTGAACTGCCTTTTCAAAATAACTAGAAGCTCGTTCCTCATCATGGTGCAGCTCCCACACTAATTTAGCATACTGTGACAGGATCCCTCCATCGCCAGGGTCTGCAAGTATAGCACGTGAGTAGTACTCCTCAGCTCTTTGAGGATCTCCCTTGGCCTAATACAACAAAATAGAATTGCATCAGATGAGAGGAAATGAATATATTGAAGGAACGGATGCATATTTGATAAACGGGTGCTTTGAAGACTAGTAAAGAAAATAGAAGCACATTAGATAGCGTAAAtccttcaattctcaattaactatATCCTAAACCGGAACATGAAATCCAATTTGCTACAAAAGACTACGAAGGAGAAACCAGTAGATCAACTTCTATATTCCAGAAAAATTATCCCGTGATTTAATGTCTTCTTCGGTGTGAATAAATGGAAGCACCGTAATTTAGAAGCTGAGAAGGAAAATGTAATTGGGACCCAGCAGGGACATTAGGATGGTTAAGTTTCACGGttggaaatttaaaaattagaccGTTAGATCCGAAGAaatttatatatttcaaaaaatccATGACTTTTCTCCTAATAAACCTGACAGAGCGAACAAATCTCCTTTGGTAGAATTGCATTAAGAGCAAGATATGGAAATTTCAAGGCTTTTCTTCTACAGTTCCACTGCATCAGAGATATAAATAGTAAGAAACGTTGCTTCATCCAAATCTAACATCTCTCAAAGTCAAGGCAAGCCAACTTTGAACATTGCTCAACAATTAACAACTATAACATCGACAATTCGGATATAGAACTTCAAGCACGCATAAATTATAATGATCAAACTGGAAACCACTTTATAGATAGAATCTAGGAGAACCTTATCCAAAATTCCAAATCATAGAGAGATAAATGAGAATATTAGAGATTAAGGCGTAAAGAATGTGAAATGGGTCACCTGGTAGAGAAATTGAGCATAGTTTCTCAGGAACAGAGCATTGCCCGGGTTCTCGTCAACCATCTTCTTATAGTAAGTCTCCATATCGGACTGCTCTCCTCCGTTGCCGGTCAGAACAGTACACTTGCCGCTGCCACCACTACCACTACCGGCATCCAAGATTCCCGAGCCCAGCCGATCGATCCCGGGTCCTCTGGCCAGGAACAATGGCGGCAACGCATTCCCATCCCAAGAATTATCGCCCAAGCCGACTTTTTGATTCTCGCATGAGGATCCGAATTCTCCGGTGATGGTCTCTCCGATCGTGACCGATCTTTTGAGCCCACCGCcgccctcttcttcctcttcctgcgattcttcttcctcttcttctttggaACTGTATATGGAGAACGAGGGGATGGTCTTCAGAACGCGGTTGGCTCGGCGGCCGGAGGAAGAGGATTTGATGGGTGGGTGGTGGCGGTGGGAGTCATCGGGGAGGAGGGATTTGAGGTTGCCTTCGGAGAGGGCTCTTCGGAAGCCAAGAGAGGAGGCGTCGCAATCGGAGGAGTCGGAGATGGGGGAGAAGCAGCAGTGGAGGGAGGGGTTGGGGTGGTGGGAGATGGcatgagggaaggaggaggaggaggaggaggttctcTCCAAGTTATGCTGATGGCAGCTTTTATTGTTTGGGCTTTCAAAGAAGAAAGGGGACGAGGAGAGGAGAGATCTCAGGATTGGGGTGGAAGAACTCCTCAGCAACATCTCCCCTTCTAATTTCGTTCTCTCTCTtccctgctctctctctctctctctctctgcgtgAGGTCTGGATCTTTATTGGGATCTTGTGGCTTCTGCCCCAGAGAGAGAAGTGGAGCCAGCGGCAgcttatgtgatttttttttctgaACCGGATGCTTAGATTACACAAGATTTTATACACCCAAGAAACAACATGACAAAAAATGGtgtgatatttttcttttttttggtagaatgatatttttcttttttttgctggGGGAGATGTAACTACGTTCCACTTTTTGGTGAATGCCCGTGAGCAAATTTTTCTCAACGCTGTTTCCTAACCAACCAAAAATGGATATTTTTTCCCCCCATGATGACTGGATTCGACCCAACCCAATGCGCAACAGATGTAAATTAACTGTACCATTGTTGGAGCTCCTAGGGCACTAACTACGTAATATGTCTGTTGAATTATATACTAAGCTAAAGTACAAATAAGACAAGCTAGGTAAAAATTCTTTCAAAAAGAGACAAGCTAGACAAAAATCTGAGAGTTGGGTCTCGGTCCAGCTAAGATCACGTAGCCAAATTTAATAAGCAACGCATATTCCTGATGTTTTTAAACATTCAAATCATctcatcaattaaaaaaatatatccctCAACGGTGAGAGAAACGAGgaggggagagaaaaaaaaaaaacaaactcgGATGGTTGAGAGcctggagaagaaaaaaataaaataaaataatatatatatatatatatatttgattgaaaattaaaaaaaaatatttttttgattagaaataaaaaaaatgttacaattttttattattatattcttaaaaaaatctaacaaattcaaaaaaat includes:
- the LOC105054431 gene encoding uncharacterized protein; protein product: MLLRSSSTPILRSLLSSSPFFFESPNNKSCHQHNLERTSSSSSSFPHAISHHPNPSLHCCFSPISDSSDCDASSLGFRRALSEGNLKSLLPDDSHRHHPPIKSSSSGRRANRVLKTIPSFSIYSSKEEEEEESQEEEEEGGGGLKRSVTIGETITGEFGSSCENQKVGLGDNSWDGNALPPLFLARGPGIDRLGSGILDAGSGSGGSGKCTVLTGNGGEQSDMETYYKKMVDENPGNALFLRNYAQFLYQAKGDPQRAEEYYSRAILADPGDGGILSQYAKLVWELHHDEERASSYFEKAVQATPHDSHVLAAYAGFLWETEDDDGVEGGHSQDYAGASVHLGPLASTAASS